One window from the genome of Deltaproteobacteria bacterium encodes:
- the folP gene encoding dihydropteroate synthase — translation MKYGMRILQLNTREEIIHEMRRLGADPPGIGLMFPKGLTRMIRLSDVPCPVANLLKQELLSRGGDCAVAHGTLTHSVETTDVLMVATERHYRGLVRKLKRQNFFGLPALADDLALCIRSFNQNRFPCRFGSELIDLGERTYIMGVLNVTPDSFFDGGAYDSVDAAVIQAIRMAEEGADFIDVGGESTRPGSARVPEEEELKRVLPVVERLVREAGLRISVDTCKASVARAALDAGAHMINDISGLRFDPEMASLVAERDVPVVLMHILGTPKDMQQDPSYEDVVGEVLAYLEGSMEIGRAAGMRDEQMILDPGIGFGKRLQDNLDLLKHLSEFKVLGRPLLLGTSRKSMIGAILDLPVAERMEGSLATAVLGVLNGANLVRVHDVRETARAVRMADAVMQRN, via the coding sequence ATGAAGTACGGGATGCGAATCCTGCAGCTTAACACACGGGAGGAGATCATTCATGAAATGAGGCGTCTTGGCGCAGATCCGCCGGGGATCGGTCTGATGTTTCCCAAGGGATTGACGCGCATGATCCGTCTTTCGGATGTTCCCTGCCCTGTTGCCAACCTTCTCAAACAGGAGCTGCTCTCCCGGGGGGGCGATTGTGCCGTTGCTCATGGGACTCTGACCCATTCCGTGGAGACGACGGACGTTCTGATGGTGGCGACAGAGCGGCACTACCGGGGGCTGGTCCGTAAACTGAAGCGGCAGAACTTCTTCGGTTTGCCCGCTCTTGCCGATGATCTGGCCTTGTGCATTCGCTCCTTCAACCAGAACCGCTTTCCCTGCCGGTTCGGCTCCGAGCTTATTGATCTGGGAGAACGAACCTACATCATGGGGGTCCTCAATGTGACGCCCGATTCCTTCTTCGACGGCGGCGCATACGACAGCGTGGATGCTGCTGTCATACAGGCGATACGGATGGCGGAAGAGGGAGCGGATTTCATTGACGTCGGCGGGGAATCGACCCGGCCGGGATCGGCGCGGGTTCCGGAGGAGGAAGAACTTAAACGGGTTCTGCCGGTGGTGGAACGTCTCGTCCGGGAGGCGGGGCTTCGGATCTCCGTTGATACCTGCAAGGCTTCTGTTGCCCGGGCGGCTCTTGATGCCGGGGCACACATGATTAACGATATCTCCGGTTTGCGGTTCGATCCGGAGATGGCCTCTCTGGTTGCCGAACGGGATGTGCCCGTGGTTTTGATGCATATCCTGGGGACGCCGAAGGATATGCAGCAGGATCCTTCTTATGAAGATGTTGTGGGGGAGGTTCTGGCCTACCTGGAGGGTAGCATGGAGATCGGCCGGGCCGCGGGAATGCGGGATGAACAGATGATCCTGGACCCCGGGATCGGTTTTGGAAAACGTCTTCAGGATAATCTCGATCTGTTGAAACATCTCTCCGAGTTCAAAGTGCTGGGCCGTCCCCTCCTCCTCGGGACCTCCCGAAAATCCATGATCGGTGCCATCCTTGACCTTCCCGTGGCCGAACGGATGGAAGGGAGTCTTGCGACGGCGGTTTTGGGGGTATTGAACGGTGCGAATCTGGTGCGGGTGCATGATGTTCGGGAAACCGCACGGGCCGTTCGAATGGCCGATGCCGTGATGCAGCGGAACTGA
- the tilS gene encoding tRNA lysidine(34) synthetase TilS codes for MPTKFISKIKRTIEQHGLLSRGDTVVIALSGGPDSMALFEVLYRLRECYDLTLIPAHLNHGFRGGEAEGDRDFCEAEAARRGLSLVSEFVDVPALVTEKKGSAQETARRVRYDFLRRTVERFYADRVALGHHADDQAETLLMRLFRGSGTRGLAGIPLQRSPGIIRPFLQVTRREIQDFLMGEGIAWREDRSNEKTIYLRNRIRRELLPVLKKEYNPNLVEDLCRTAEILRDEETLLSELAADQFHPIPLDGGIALLCDPLSSLPPALLRRVIRQALCELDDALQGGSFEQVEAVIRLMKAGGSSARIDLPCGMQVRKVYDRLEFLRAVRAEVSPGMYEIPIPGTGRIPALGIEVRSEILAADSKVPFSSSSMTACFDYDKCVLPLRVRTRRPGDRFRPSGFGRTKKVKRFLIDEKIPCSRRNRLPLLVNGRDEILWIGGLRTDVRFAVGEETARILCLSIHHF; via the coding sequence ATGCCGACGAAATTTATCTCCAAAATTAAAAGAACGATCGAGCAGCATGGACTCCTGTCCAGAGGCGATACCGTGGTCATCGCTCTTTCGGGAGGTCCCGATTCCATGGCGCTTTTCGAGGTCCTGTACCGTCTGCGGGAATGTTATGACCTGACCTTGATCCCGGCGCACCTTAACCATGGTTTCCGGGGGGGCGAGGCGGAGGGAGACCGGGACTTCTGCGAGGCCGAAGCGGCGCGTCGCGGGTTGTCGCTCGTTTCCGAATTTGTCGATGTCCCGGCCCTGGTAACGGAGAAGAAGGGGTCGGCCCAGGAAACGGCCCGGAGGGTACGATACGATTTCCTCCGTCGTACCGTCGAGCGGTTTTATGCGGACCGGGTCGCCTTAGGGCATCACGCGGATGATCAGGCGGAAACCCTTCTCATGCGCCTGTTCCGGGGTTCGGGTACCCGCGGCCTCGCCGGAATTCCCCTTCAACGTTCTCCCGGAATTATTCGTCCGTTCCTGCAGGTGACCCGCCGTGAGATTCAGGATTTTCTGATGGGGGAGGGAATTGCCTGGCGGGAGGATCGATCCAACGAAAAGACGATCTATCTTCGAAACCGGATTCGCCGGGAACTTCTGCCGGTTTTGAAGAAAGAGTACAATCCCAATCTTGTCGAAGATCTTTGCCGGACCGCCGAAATTCTTCGGGATGAGGAGACCTTGCTTTCGGAGTTGGCGGCGGATCAGTTTCATCCCATTCCCCTCGATGGGGGGATCGCACTGCTCTGCGATCCGCTCAGCTCCCTGCCGCCGGCATTATTGCGGCGGGTGATCCGGCAGGCACTTTGCGAGCTGGATGATGCCCTGCAGGGAGGGAGCTTCGAGCAGGTGGAGGCCGTGATCCGTTTGATGAAGGCCGGGGGGTCATCGGCCCGCATTGATCTGCCCTGCGGAATGCAGGTACGCAAGGTTTACGATCGACTGGAATTTCTGCGGGCGGTGCGGGCGGAGGTATCGCCGGGGATGTATGAAATTCCGATTCCGGGGACCGGGCGGATTCCGGCTCTCGGTATTGAGGTGCGCTCGGAGATCCTGGCCGCTGATTCAAAGGTTCCCTTCTCCTCATCTTCTATGACCGCCTGTTTTGATTACGATAAATGCGTGTTGCCGCTGAGGGTCAGAACCCGACGGCCTGGAGACCGCTTCCGTCCTTCCGGTTTTGGAAGGACGAAGAAGGTGAAACGGTTTCTCATCGATGAAAAGATCCCCTGCTCCCGGCGGAATCGTCTCCCCCTCCTGGTCAACGGGCGGGATGAGATCCTCTGGATCGGCGGGCTGCGCACCGATGTCCGTTTTGCCGTCGGGGAAGAGACAGCCCGGATCCTCTGTTTATCGATACACCATTTTTAG
- a CDS encoding ATP-dependent metallopeptidase FtsH/Yme1/Tma family protein, translating to MNSFYKSLTLWLVIGMVMVLLFNLFSYQKEMVREVSFTEFMNKVDAGDVSEVVIEDGGMIHGKTNEGKTFKVYSPNYPELVNDLRKKEVKIVAKPPKKESLFVTILVSWFPFLLLIGVWVFFMRQMQGGGNKALSFGKSRAKLLNEDQQKVTFKDVSGIDEAKDELQEIIEYLKDPKKFQRLGGKIPKGVLLMGPPGTGKTLLARAIAGEADVPFFTISGSDFVEMFVGVGASRVRDLFNQGKKHAPCIIFIDEIDAVGRHRGAGLGGGHDEREQTLNQLLVEMDGFESHESVILIAATNRPDVLDPALLRPGRFDRQVVVPNPDIKGREGILKVHTRKIPVAAEVDLHVLARGTPGFSGADLANLVNEAALLAARRNKDEVEMTDLEEAKDKVLMGAERKSMIMSDEEKRNTAYHEAGHVLVAKMIPGTDPVHKVTIIPRGRALGVTQQLPESDKYTFSKEFMLGRIAVLMGGRAAEELIFSQMTTGAGNDIEQATSLARKMVCEWGMSDQLGPLSFGKKDEQIFLGREISQHRDYSEATAMEIDTEVKQIVTQCYGKARTLLKENLETLKRISENLLEVEVLSAEQIDELINGKLPQEVGE from the coding sequence GTGAATTCATTTTACAAAAGCTTGACCCTCTGGCTCGTCATCGGAATGGTGATGGTCCTGCTCTTCAATCTTTTTAGTTACCAGAAGGAAATGGTCCGTGAAGTTTCTTTTACCGAGTTCATGAATAAGGTCGATGCGGGAGACGTCAGTGAGGTCGTGATCGAAGATGGAGGGATGATTCACGGGAAGACTAATGAAGGCAAGACCTTCAAGGTCTATTCACCGAATTATCCCGAGCTGGTGAATGACCTGCGAAAAAAGGAGGTCAAAATTGTTGCCAAACCGCCGAAGAAGGAATCACTTTTTGTAACGATCCTGGTTTCCTGGTTTCCCTTTCTGCTCCTCATCGGCGTCTGGGTCTTCTTCATGCGGCAGATGCAGGGGGGAGGGAACAAGGCACTTTCTTTCGGGAAGAGCCGCGCGAAACTGCTCAATGAAGATCAGCAGAAGGTGACTTTCAAAGATGTATCCGGGATCGATGAGGCCAAAGATGAACTGCAGGAGATCATCGAGTATCTCAAGGATCCCAAGAAATTTCAGAGATTGGGCGGGAAAATCCCGAAGGGGGTCCTCCTGATGGGACCTCCCGGCACAGGCAAGACCCTGCTGGCCCGGGCCATCGCCGGAGAGGCGGACGTTCCGTTTTTTACCATCAGTGGTTCCGATTTTGTCGAGATGTTCGTCGGTGTGGGGGCGTCCAGGGTACGCGACCTGTTCAATCAGGGGAAGAAGCATGCCCCCTGCATCATCTTTATTGATGAAATTGATGCCGTCGGTCGTCACCGTGGCGCCGGCCTCGGCGGCGGGCATGACGAGCGGGAACAGACCTTGAATCAGCTCTTGGTCGAGATGGACGGTTTCGAATCCCATGAGAGTGTGATCCTGATTGCTGCAACAAACCGGCCGGATGTTCTCGACCCGGCCCTCCTGCGGCCCGGCCGTTTCGATCGGCAGGTGGTTGTGCCGAACCCCGATATCAAGGGGAGGGAAGGGATACTCAAAGTGCATACCCGAAAGATCCCCGTCGCAGCGGAAGTCGATCTTCATGTTCTGGCCCGGGGCACGCCCGGTTTCTCCGGCGCCGATCTTGCCAATCTCGTGAATGAGGCGGCGCTGCTTGCCGCACGCAGGAACAAGGATGAGGTGGAAATGACCGACCTGGAAGAGGCCAAGGACAAGGTTCTCATGGGGGCGGAACGGAAAAGCATGATCATGAGTGATGAGGAAAAACGGAATACCGCTTACCACGAGGCCGGTCATGTTCTCGTTGCGAAAATGATTCCGGGGACAGATCCGGTTCACAAGGTGACCATCATCCCCCGGGGTCGTGCCCTCGGGGTTACGCAGCAACTTCCCGAATCGGACAAGTACACCTTTTCGAAAGAATTCATGCTCGGCAGAATCGCCGTTCTGATGGGCGGGAGGGCGGCGGAGGAATTGATCTTCAGCCAGATGACGACGGGGGCAGGCAATGACATTGAGCAGGCGACTTCGCTCGCAAGGAAAATGGTCTGTGAGTGGGGGATGAGTGACCAGTTGGGGCCGCTCTCTTTCGGGAAGAAAGATGAGCAGATCTTTCTCGGACGGGAGATTTCCCAGCATCGGGATTACAGCGAGGCGACGGCAATGGAAATCGATACCGAGGTGAAACAGATTGTCACGCAGTGCTACGGGAAAGCCCGAACTCTTCTTAAAGAAAACCTGGAGACTTTGAAGCGGATCTCCGAAAACCTGCTGGAGGTCGAGGTTCTCAGCGCGGAACAGATCGATGAACTCATTAATGGAAAGCTCCCCCAAGAGGTTGGTGAATGA